In Cyclobacteriaceae bacterium, the DNA window TTTTCAGATCTGATGGTTGCGGTATTTGGAGAAAAAGGAAAGCATGCCCGCTCAGCGGTTGGTATGTACGCTCTTCCTAATAACATCGCTGTCGAAATCGAAATGATCGTCGAAGTAGAAAACTAATTTATCGGTAAATCTTTTCAATTTTTCATTCTCATCATGTACATCCGTCTTCAGGTAATTTGCAATCCAGACTTCGCTGAAATTCTCATGGCAGAAGTTGCTGAGGCAGGCTTTGATACTTTCATGGAAAATGAAAAAGGGTTTGATGCGTATACCGAAGAGAAGAATGCAGACTTAACAATCCTTGAACACGTAAAGGAAAAGTATGCGCATGTTCAGCCATTGCTTTTCTATCAGGACAAAGTGCACAAGGAAAACTGGAATGAGGAATGGGAAAAAAATGTTGATCCTGTCTTTGTCGAAGATCAATGCCTTATTCGTGCTGAGTTCCATAAAATTGAAAAGAAGTATCCTTACGAAATTATCATTACACCAAAAATGTCTTTTGGAACAGGGCACCATCAGACTACTCACTTAATGATCAAGAGTCAGCTGCATCTGGATCACAGTGGTAAACTTGTAATGGACGCAGGATGTGGAACAGCAATTCTATCCGTTATGGCATCAAAACGGGGAGCAAAAAACATTGAAGCTTTTGATATTGATGAGTGGAGCATTGAGAACGGAAAAGAAAACGCCAGACTTAACCACTGCTCTAACATTAACATACGACAAGGCACCATCGGTGATTTTTCATGGCCAACAAAATTTGACATCATTCTCGCCAACATCAACAAGAATGTTCTGCTTGCTGAAATGAAATTATATTCTGAGAATCTTCAGAAGGGAGGACAACTTCTCCTCAGCGGATTTTATACACATGATGTGAAGGATCTCGTTTCAGAGGCTAATAAGTATGGCTTCGAAAAGCTAAAAACAGACGAAAGAGAAACCTGGGCGTCCATTTTATTGACAAAAACATCCTGAATTTAACAAGAATGCCCAATGATTTGCTTTGGGATGCGTTATAGCTTCACCCCACCTCAGGGTTAATCCAAATAATTTTACGAATTTCAAGGTTTGGCCGCGTGAAAAAGGTTGTTCTGTTCATATTTTCCATCATTGTCTCCATCCTGGGCCTCCAGGCGCAGACTCAGGAAGCCTATAAATTGGCCTTTCAGGATAGTGTCCGGGTGACACTGGAAAACAATGATAAGATGAGCAGTGAGTCTTCAGCGGTAGGTGCTGCATTCGCCACAGCCTGGCACACTCTGACGTCCGAACAGCAGGACCTCATTAAAAAGCAAGCCAAGATATTCACAAAAAAAAGATACAAACCATTCCCACTATTGATTGATTATTATGGATCCATTGGATTCGCAGTAACCCGTGAGAAAGCGGACATTGTTGAGCTAACTTCTTTCCTTAAGGTAGCTAAGCTGGTAATTGAAAATGAAAATCAGGGAAGCACGGCAGCTTTTTTTAAATACACACGCGTGTTCTTTGAGTATCACACCTTACACGATGAACCTGCTTATCGACTTCTCCCCTCAGAAGACAAATACACATTTGATTACATAAAAGACGTTAGCACTGAATTACCAGATTCAGCTAAAGCAACGGACAACTTCAATCAGTGGGATAAGAACAAGGAAACTCAGGATAACAATACCGTTTGGAAAGATGATACTACCCAAGTTGCGGAAGAAGCCATTCCTTCCTGGATGCAACCCATGCCTCAACCAGTTCTTTCAGGGCCGATCTTAAAATTCGAATCTGTTACTTTCAATTTCATAACCTCTTACGATTCGGTTGCATTGAGAAACACAAGCGGCACGCTCTCTTTACGTGACGGAACGTTTGTTGGAGAGCATGGTTCCTTTGACTGGTCACCGGCAGGACTCAATCCTGATTCGGTTCATTTTGAATTTAAAGAATACAACTTCGATGTTGACAAGCCAAACGTGAAAGCTGAGCAAGGCAAATTGGTTTATGTTGGTAAGTTTCAGGGAAAGGTGGATGGAATTTTTGAATTCAAGAGCGTTCGACATAAAGACAAAGCTTCTTCAAATTACCCTCGCTTTATGTCTTTCAAAAGCAATATCCGCGTGACGGGTTTTAGTAATGAAACCATGAAATACATTGGTGGCTTTGCATTGAATGGTCGCAAAATCTATAGCTCATCCGTAAGTAATGACTATTCAAGGATTGAAGTTGTAGGTACGGACGACCGGAAATTTACGGCACGTTCAAGATTGTTTGAGTTCGAAGATTCTGTTGTCAGTGCCAAGCAGGCAATGATCCAAATGTATCAGGAGAATGATTCTATTTTCCATCCGGGAATTCAATTCCGCTACCATTTTGGAAAGCAACTTCTCTCTTTACAGCGATCAAAGAGCCAATTGCGTGATGCGCCGTATAGCTCATCGTTTTTTAATGTTGACTTCAGTGCGGATTTAGTTCGCTGGAATCTTAAATCTGACAGTATGAATATTACTGCGCTTGGTGGAGGAAATCAGGCGCCTATGGTTATTGAATCAATTGATTTTTATAATCCCGAAGACTATCGGATACTGGGCGGACAGGGTTTTAATTTTCATCCACTCGCTCTGGTAGTTAACTACGCTGAGAAAAACGGGGTTCGTGAATTTTATGATTATGACCTTTCTCAGAAGCTAAGATTAAAGCCGGAATCAGTCAGGGCAGCTATGACCTTTCTTTCGCAGAAGGGAATGATTAATTACAATGCCGCTTTAGGACTGGTTCAGGTAAAGGACAAAGCCATGCATTTCTTTGATGCAAAGAAAGGTGAAGTTGACTACGACAATCTGAAAATTCATTCCATTACTGATAAGGTTGCGAATGCCACGGTTAATTTCCCAAAGAGAAGAATGACAGTGCGGGGTGTGGAAGAAGTTAATGTGAGTGACTCCCTGAATGTGATTCTTAAACCTGACAGTAGCACGATCACAATTTTGCAGAACCGTGATATAAAATTTGATGGTAAGATCACAGCCGGAAACTTTGAAATCAATGGAAAAGACTTCACTTTCAAATATGATAGCTTCTTCATCAACCTCAATAAGATCGACTCTATTCGCTTTTATGTAACGGAAAAAAATGCAAAGGGTCAGACTACCAGAAGGCGCGTGAATAATGCTATGGTTGGCGCCGACTCTACAGCATCTGCGGAAGCAGGATTGCAAACAGCATCAAATAAATCACAAGGAACCTTGTTTATAAATTTTCCTGATAACAAATCGGGAAAAATCAAAGTATCTACTTATCCACGACTTGACGCAACTGCAGGAGGAGTTATCTATTTCGACAGAAGCGAGGTGTTGGATGGAGCATATGACAGGTCTGTCTTTTTTGTTGTGCCTCCTTTCAAACTGGATAGTTTGAATGATGCAGATCCAGGGTCGATTAATTTTGAAGGCTCCTTTGTCTCAAGCGGAATGTTCCCAAGTTTCAAGGAGAAACTCCATACGATGCCTGATAAGTCATTAGGATTTACGCATGGAATACCTCCATCAGGTTATCAATTGTATAAGGGCGATGGTAAAGTTTATGGAGGCATCAATCTTGATAACGAAGGATTAAGAGTAGCTGGAAAGATCGATTACCTAGCAGCAACAGTTGAATCAAATGACTTTGTATTTTATCCTGATTCTGTTGTGGGTCGTGGAAAGGTTGGTGAAATAAAAGAAAAACAGTTTGGGCAGGTATGGTTTCCTCAGGTTACACTTCCTGAATTTGAACTAAACTGGAAGCCTAAGCAGGATAAGTTTACGATCAGAAATCTTAAGGATCCCTTTAATCTTTATAACACTACTGCGCAGCTTGATGGATCAATGACTGCTTCTAAATCTGGAGTTACAGGATCTGGTAGGTTGATCACACGAGGTTCCGAAGCGAAATCAGATGAGCTTAGCTTTTCTGCCAAGGATTTCTCTGCACGTCATGCAAGCTTTCAGGTGAAGACCACTAATCCGGAAAAGCCTGCATTGGCGGGGGAAGACATACGTTTAAAATTTAATCTCGCTCAGAATTTTGCCGAGATCAGTCCTGAAGTTGAAGGAGTAGCGGCGATTGATTTTCCATATGCACAGTTTAAAACATCAATTCCAAAAGCACGATGGGACCTGAATACTCAGAAGATTACCATGACTAAGGATGCTGCCACACCTATAGAAAACTCATATTTCTACACGACGCGGAAGGAATTAGATTCTTTGGCATTCAACGCAACAAAGGCTGAGTATGACATCAAGACGCAGCAGATGAAGGTGAGTGGCATTCCTTACATTATTGTAGCAGATGCTAAGATCACGCCGGAAAATAACGAAGTGTTGATCCTGGAAAATGCTAAGATCAATCAGTTGAAGAATACAACAATTATTCTTGATACATTGAACGGTTATCATAGACTAACGGATGGTGTCGTTGATATTATTTCCCGAAAAGAATTTAAGGGTTATGCAACCTATCAGTATGTGAATTCGATCTCCGATACGTTTGCGATCAAGATGACGGATTTTCATCTTGAGCCATTGGCAGAAGAAGCAAAATCAAAACGCGGTAAGAATAGCGCCCAGCAACTTCATACCGTCGCTCATGGAGCAGTAGACGCAAAAACAAACCTTGTGCTGGCTCCACGGATTTTTTATAAAGGAGACATGG includes these proteins:
- the prmA gene encoding 50S ribosomal protein L11 methyltransferase, producing MMYIRLQVICNPDFAEILMAEVAEAGFDTFMENEKGFDAYTEEKNADLTILEHVKEKYAHVQPLLFYQDKVHKENWNEEWEKNVDPVFVEDQCLIRAEFHKIEKKYPYEIIITPKMSFGTGHHQTTHLMIKSQLHLDHSGKLVMDAGCGTAILSVMASKRGAKNIEAFDIDEWSIENGKENARLNHCSNINIRQGTIGDFSWPTKFDIILANINKNVLLAEMKLYSENLQKGGQLLLSGFYTHDVKDLVSEANKYGFEKLKTDERETWASILLTKTS